Proteins encoded within one genomic window of Lysinibacillus sphaericus:
- the gpmI gene encoding 2,3-bisphosphoglycerate-independent phosphoglycerate mutase, whose product MPKKPVALIILDGFAFRDETFGNAVAQAKKPNFDRFWNQFPHATLTAAGEAVGLPNGQMGNSEVGHLNIGAGRIVYQSLTRLNKSIREGDFFKNQAFLDAVAHVKAHGSKLHVMGLLSDGGVHSHYEHMFALLKLAKEQGVDEVFVHAFLDGRDVGPTTAINYIEETEKQMASIGIGKFASIHGRYYAMDRDKRWDRVALTYNVLVDGVGQTADSAIAGVTESYEREVTDEFVIPFSVQEHGEAVATIADNDAVIFFNFRPDRAIQLSKVFTNPTFDGFALSAKHPQNVKFVSFTHYSDEVNAQVAYENDNLKNTIGEVLASNGKTQLRIAETEKYPHVTFFMSGGREEKFAGEERILIASPKVATYDLKPEMSAYEVTEALLAEIAADKFDGILLNFANPDMVGHSGMLEPTIKAIEAVDECLGKVVDALLAKGGAAIITADHGNSDEVVTLAGEPMTAHTTNPVPVIVTKPNLMLRNGGILADLAPTMLELLEVSQPIEMTGKSLIEKEEN is encoded by the coding sequence ATGCCTAAAAAGCCAGTAGCATTAATTATTTTAGATGGTTTTGCATTTCGTGATGAAACATTCGGAAATGCAGTTGCGCAAGCAAAGAAACCAAATTTTGATCGTTTTTGGAATCAGTTCCCACATGCAACATTAACAGCGGCAGGTGAAGCAGTAGGGTTGCCAAATGGTCAAATGGGGAACTCTGAAGTAGGGCACTTAAATATTGGTGCCGGTCGTATCGTCTATCAAAGCTTAACACGTTTAAACAAGTCGATTCGTGAAGGAGACTTCTTTAAAAACCAAGCATTTTTAGATGCTGTAGCGCATGTGAAAGCACATGGGTCGAAGCTACATGTAATGGGTTTACTATCAGATGGTGGTGTTCACAGCCATTATGAGCATATGTTTGCGCTGTTAAAGCTAGCGAAGGAACAAGGCGTAGATGAAGTATTTGTTCATGCATTTTTAGATGGTCGTGATGTAGGTCCAACGACAGCAATCAACTATATTGAAGAAACTGAAAAACAAATGGCTTCGATTGGCATTGGTAAATTCGCTTCGATTCATGGTCGCTATTATGCAATGGACCGCGACAAGCGTTGGGATCGAGTGGCATTGACGTATAATGTGTTGGTGGATGGTGTAGGACAAACAGCGGACAGCGCAATTGCCGGTGTGACGGAGTCCTATGAGCGTGAAGTAACCGACGAATTTGTTATTCCATTTAGTGTGCAAGAACATGGTGAAGCCGTTGCGACAATTGCAGATAATGACGCGGTTATTTTCTTTAATTTCCGACCTGACCGCGCAATTCAATTATCAAAAGTATTTACAAATCCAACATTTGACGGGTTTGCGCTCTCTGCAAAACACCCGCAAAATGTAAAATTCGTATCGTTCACTCATTATAGTGATGAAGTGAATGCGCAAGTTGCTTATGAAAATGACAACTTAAAAAATACGATTGGTGAAGTGTTAGCCTCTAATGGGAAAACACAGCTTCGTATTGCAGAAACAGAAAAGTATCCACATGTTACATTCTTTATGAGTGGTGGTCGTGAGGAGAAATTCGCTGGTGAAGAACGTATTTTAATTGCTTCTCCAAAGGTCGCAACATACGATTTAAAACCTGAAATGAGTGCATATGAAGTAACAGAAGCATTGCTTGCAGAGATTGCAGCCGATAAATTTGATGGCATCCTTCTAAACTTTGCGAACCCCGATATGGTGGGACATAGTGGCATGTTAGAGCCAACAATCAAAGCAATTGAAGCAGTGGATGAATGTCTTGGGAAAGTAGTAGATGCTCTGCTGGCAAAAGGCGGTGCAGCTATTATTACAGCTGACCACGGTAACTCTGACGAGGTTGTTACGTTAGCAGGGGAACCGATGACAGCTCATACAACAAATCCTGTTCCAGTAATTGTGACAAAACCAAATTTAATGTTAAGAAATGGTGGCATTTTAGCCGATTTGGCGCCAACCATGTTAGAATTATTAGAGGTGTCACAACCTATTGAAATGACAGGGAAATCATTAATCGAAAAAGAGGAGAATTAG
- the eno gene encoding phosphopyruvate hydratase yields MPFITQVYAREVLDSRGNPTVEVEVFTESGAFGRAIVPSGASTGEYEAVELRDGDKSRYLGKGVLKAVENVNTIIAQELEGNFSVLDQVVIDKALIELDGTENKGKLGANAILGVSMAVAHAAADYLDVPLYQYLGGFNSKQLPVPMMNILNGGAHADNNVDIQEFMVMPVGAENFRHALRMGAEIFHSLKAVLKDKGYNTAVGDEGGFAPNLGSNEEAITVILEAIEKAGYKAGEEVKLAMDVASSELFNKEDGKYHLDGEGVVKTSEEMVDWYEQLTAKYPIISIEDGLDENDWAGHKLLTDRIGARVQLVGDDLFVTNTKKLAAGIEQGVGNSILIKVNQIGTLTETFEAIEMAKRAGYTAVISHRSGESEDATIADIAVATNAGQIKTGAPSRTDRVAKYNQLLRIEDQLGATSEYLGLNSFYNLK; encoded by the coding sequence ATGCCATTTATTACACAAGTTTATGCGCGCGAAGTTTTAGACTCACGTGGGAACCCAACAGTAGAAGTTGAAGTATTTACAGAATCAGGTGCTTTTGGTCGCGCAATCGTGCCATCAGGTGCCTCTACAGGTGAATACGAAGCGGTAGAATTACGCGATGGTGACAAATCACGTTACCTAGGCAAAGGTGTATTAAAAGCTGTCGAAAATGTAAACACAATTATTGCACAAGAATTAGAAGGTAATTTCTCAGTTCTTGACCAAGTAGTAATTGACAAAGCTTTAATTGAGCTAGATGGCACAGAAAACAAAGGTAAACTAGGTGCGAACGCAATCCTAGGTGTATCAATGGCAGTTGCACATGCTGCAGCAGATTATTTAGATGTACCTCTTTATCAATATCTTGGCGGTTTCAACTCAAAACAATTACCAGTACCAATGATGAACATCTTAAATGGTGGTGCTCATGCGGATAACAACGTAGACATCCAAGAATTCATGGTAATGCCAGTTGGCGCAGAAAACTTCCGTCATGCATTACGTATGGGTGCTGAAATTTTCCACAGCTTAAAAGCAGTATTAAAAGACAAAGGCTACAACACAGCTGTAGGTGATGAAGGTGGTTTCGCACCGAACCTTGGTTCGAATGAAGAAGCAATCACTGTAATCCTTGAAGCAATCGAAAAAGCTGGCTACAAAGCTGGTGAAGAAGTGAAATTAGCAATGGACGTTGCTTCTTCTGAATTATTTAATAAAGAAGACGGCAAATACCATTTAGATGGTGAAGGTGTTGTCAAAACTTCTGAAGAAATGGTGGACTGGTATGAACAGTTAACAGCTAAATACCCAATCATCTCAATCGAAGACGGCTTAGATGAAAACGACTGGGCTGGTCATAAATTATTAACAGATCGCATTGGCGCTCGCGTTCAATTAGTAGGAGACGATTTATTCGTAACAAATACGAAAAAATTAGCTGCTGGTATTGAGCAAGGCGTTGGTAACTCAATTTTAATCAAAGTAAACCAAATCGGTACATTAACAGAAACATTCGAAGCAATCGAAATGGCGAAACGCGCTGGTTACACAGCTGTTATCTCTCACCGTTCTGGTGAATCAGAAGATGCGACAATCGCTGATATCGCAGTTGCGACAAATGCTGGTCAAATCAAAACAGGTGCGCCATCTCGTACAGACCGCGTTGCGAAATACAACCAACTTCTTCGCATCGAAGATCAACTTGGTGCAACATCAGAATACCTTGGTTTAAACTCTTTCTATAACTTAAAATAA
- the secG gene encoding preprotein translocase subunit SecG produces the protein MHTAVLVALIIVSLALIVVVLLQSSKSAGLSGAISGGAEQLFGKQKARGMDLILHRTTIVLSILFFILAVAIAKL, from the coding sequence ATGCATACAGCAGTATTAGTAGCTTTAATTATCGTATCATTAGCATTGATTGTCGTAGTCTTATTACAATCTAGTAAAAGTGCAGGCTTGTCAGGTGCCATCTCGGGTGGAGCTGAACAACTATTCGGCAAGCAAAAAGCACGTGGTATGGATTTAATTCTTCACCGTACAACAATTGTATTATCCATTTTATTCTTTATTTTAGCAGTTGCGATTGCAAAACTATAA